Below is a window of Musa acuminata AAA Group cultivar baxijiao chromosome BXJ3-11, Cavendish_Baxijiao_AAA, whole genome shotgun sequence DNA.
aTTAAAGAAGAGGGGAATGAAAGGTGAAAAATTCAAATTCCAAATTTTTTTAACGATAAATTCGAAAAACCCAACTTTGGGAGAATACGTATAAATTTTTGCGACGAAAGGTTGAGCGTGCTGCTCCGGCCTTCCTTCGCGGGTATAAGTTCGGCTCCTCCGCCACTCGCCCTCCTCTCTCCATCTCTTCGTTTCTTTCTTCCCACATCTCtcgaaaaccctaaccctaggggCGGAGACGGGCTTCCTCCTCCCCTTCAGCTCCCGGAATTCAGGTGAGAGAGCCCTTCTTTTGTTCCCTGATCTCTTGCTCTCTTTCTGTCTATTCTTTCATCTGGTCGTGCCGATCCCGGCATGCGCGAATTCTTTGTACCCAGCCGGTTTTTCTGCTCGAAATTTTCTCCTTTCGTTCTCGTTAAGTCGCCGGTTGCGGGCGATTCGAGCTTTGGGAATATCGTGGCAAAGCGGGACGAGTTTGTGCGGATTTAGCGGCGTTCGTTTCTGTCCTACTTGCCAAATTCCCGTTGTTTCGGTCTTTTCATTGGGTTGCTTCAGCGTTCGGGTCGGCAAGTCGATACCTTTTGATGTTTATTTTCGTTTTCCTGGATCTGGCTGATTTTCCCCCCTTTATTGGAGGATTTCAGCATGGGTTTCAGTTGGATTCTGGTTGGTTGCTGAAGTCCAACACGGAACGTTATTCGTGTAAGCCATAATTGTTTTGAAAGCGATTGATTGCAATTTCACCATTGTTTTCTGTACTCTGCGTGTGTAAGCCATAATTGTTTTGAAAGCGATTGATTGCAATTTCACCATTGTTttctgtactctctctctctctttctgtgtgtgtgtgtgtgttctccGATTTTGGTTGTTGCGCTCCTCGTGTTtgatgtggggggggggggggacacaTGTTATGATTGTCATCTGAAAATTGAGGCCCTTTCGTTTTCCTTATGCAACATCCTGTCCTTGCCATTTGAAAAGAATTAGGTTGGTTTTGGTGTATTCACTTGGTTCTTGACCCCATTTCCTCTATCCCTAGAGCAATGGCACGCTTCTGTTTCCCTGACAAATGGCTGTTATCAGAATCAAGTAGGAGACTGGGTGCTCATTGTAACTGGTCATATGCTTGTTAATGACATGGCATGTTAGCTGGTTTGTTTCATCGATAGGATCGTATTGCAGTGGCTTATCTTGTTCTACTATTAGTTCTTTTGTAGCACAAATCAAGGTTGAATAATGTGCTTTTCTAATGTGCAGATGTTTCTGTTATTTATCAATCTGGACATGGTAATGCGGCTAATGTATCTGTAGGTAGAACACTTGTACTTGAAACTAATATCTTTTCGAATTTGTTTTACATGTAGTAATCCAGTGGTTTACTTGTTTTCGATGTATATTAACTACAGATGTTTGTTCCGAGACCTCTTCTCAATTTTTGTCCTTTTTCTGCATTGAAGGACAATTTTTTTACTTGATATGGTCTCAGCACCATGGTTTACTAAGCATCTCCATTGTTAACAAAGCATATAACTTACATTTATGATAAGCATATAGCTTTGTTATGTTAAGGTACATGTTCTACGTAGAAGAGGCTATCAGAAGATGGGTCATATGAGACGTTGGCTGTGCTGTTCTTGTCATTTGGATGAGTCTTATCATGCTTATGAGAATGAATACAAGAAGAGCCCTACAAATGATACAGATGGTATGTTGTTTGCACTTCTGTTCACATATTAGatctttttaattcttttatttAATTTGATATGTATATTCTACTGCATACGGTATGTTGATTTGCTTGAGTAAAAGAGAGAGGGACAGTTTTAGGGTCTCTATTATCCTTCGGAATTGGGGTCCTTTTTGAGCTCTAAGCTCCACTTCTTGGTTTCTGACAATTTGTATTAGGAGGATGAAGAATAACATTGATTTGGTTTTGAAGGATGAAAATACAGAAGCTTGTTCAGAGTCAACAAGCAATAGAAGATACAGAAAATTATAAGTTTGTGTATCCAGAAGGGGTGGCTCTTCATGTTTtcttttcataaaaaaatcttatatagtTTATCTTTTCATAAGGGGTGGCTCTTTCTTCCTACCCAATCCTTTATCTTGTAAACTGCAGCAAACAGTCTCTTTCACTTATATAGTTCAAACTTTAAATACAATAAGGAAAGATATTCAGGTGGCTACCATCTTTTGGTATGTAACTTGGATGTTTGCTCAAGCTTATAAAATATAAGTTCTTATATAATGCTTGCAACAGGCAAGTAAACTTATCAGTGTGTGCCCTATTAGACAGTCTAAGACAATAACACCAAACATTCGACCTACTGAGACTATTGATTCTCAAAACCAGATATGTGTCACAAATTCATAAATTCGAGCAAACTAGTTTTCATCTAAATTGACTTGCTTATATATAGATCACACTATGTTTCAGACTTGAGCTTTAGATCATGTTTTCATAGCTGAGTATGAGCTTCTTGATCTTTTAATTAGATCTGGATTTATCTTTGAATTGAAAATTAGTTGGTAGATCTTTAGTAGATCAGTTTGCTCCTTCtgcttataaattaatttttaaggtGAATTACTTGAAGATAGCATCAGATTTTTTCAACCAAAGAGGTGATGGCTTTAGTAAACCCTGATTGGTACTGGCCAAAGTTTGAAACCATGCTTGGGTAAGAACTAGTGGCATCAAGGTTCATCATCTCGTGCTGACGGAGGTGCTGATTCTGGCCTGAACCGATACTTATTGATCGGTACCTGCGTACCATATGTGGGTACATTGGTACATATACCTGGTTTTCATGAAAATTGTCATAAAATGGctgaaaatacctaaaaataaaaattaagtaaTTTTAATTAAACCCCTTTAATCCTAATTTAATGTAATTTTAATTAAAGTAAGTAATAAATTAAGTAAATTTGTTACTTTAtaatttcatgatttcatcaaattAAGCAATAAGCAAAAACAACTTGCACGTACCTGCTTCTACCACAAAAATGAACAGTGGAACTCCACAATTGGTGGATTGGGATCCTTAATCCTATaatttgtatatcaatatgatactttTGTCGAACCTAATTTTGAAGCTTCTCCCATGACATAATTTACTAGTAAACGGTATATCGTTGATGCATCAACATGATAATAGTTGTTACCTGATCATCATAAACGATATGTGTTCGATGAGCCTCTTGAGGCAAGTACGACTATGATAGATAAGGTGGGAAGGTTGGAGTACACTGGAACTTCTACTGTCGCCATTGACCTATTGCTTTATATCATAAGAACAATCAGTCTTGGAAAAAAAAAGACCAACTATTATCGTGCTTCTATTGGCCATAGGATCCTCCGACTACAAATATGACGAGCTCCTATCTTTACATCATAGAGGCGCCATCACATCACATCTTCTATTTACATCCTATACGCTATGGGTGGATCCTTGAGTTTTGTGATCTGTATCTTGGATAGTATACGTAAAATGATGCTCCTCTGTCCATGCTCCACCCTGAGGCTGAGTAAACGGAATCATTGACACTGTTGTCAACGTTGTCGATGCCATTGTTGGTCGAGGCATTGTCGTTGACATCGTCATTATCTCTACGGATTGCTTGAAGCACTACTATGATGGAGGTGTCTCATCATCAAACTGAAATTATTGCTTGTCAATTCTTTCCAAGGGTTCGATTAATGCTACTattttcccctttgcctttggacTTTAGGCTAACAACTATGATTGTTGAGTGCTATGATCGTAACTAGACTGACTCGAGGTTGTTTGGTCGCCATTTCTAACTAAGGGGATGTTTCTCTTAGGAGGTTGTATGGTCCCCTTTGCCTTCGGACTTTGAGCTAACGATTATGATTGTTGGGTGCTATGATCGTGACTAGGCTGACTCGAGGTTGTTTGGTCGCCATTTCTGACTAAGGGGATGTTTCTCTTAGGATGTTGTTCCTCTTCTTCTATATAGTCATTTATAAAACGAGATGGGTATGGGGTCTCTTGTCTCATCAAGCAAAGGATCTCCTAGGTTCGCTATTGCATCGGCCCATTCTAACGTTGGTTAAGAATCTTCATTGTAGAAATAGAGGTCAAAAGGATTCCTCATATGGATCGTATATCAATTCTTGTGTAGCCCACCTATATTGTTTATGTTGTTTGGCCTACTTTTGAGTTGTATAAACTTTTGTCGGTTTATTGGAAATGTCTTCCGACCTCGAGTGAAACCTTGGTGTACTTTGTGAGATAGGGATACCCACCAGCTAAATGTTGCTTGAAATGAGTTATTCCTCCACCCGAACTGATGCAGTCACAATAGATACATTGGCAATGATGACTATTCTTCAAACTACGAGCATGGTCCTAACCCTTATCACCCAATTGTTGTTTCAGGGTCATTTTACTATGAAGATTTATCGATTAGCAAGTCGTGAACTTGTGATTATGCATGATCACTCGAGTAAGGACCCTAATTTGGTCTAAAGTAACAAAATAACATTGACTCTTATTAGAGTCATTAGActataatcataatattaaatacaAGAAGTGAACTTTAATGAAATATtaaattcataataaaataacTTATATAAGTGTAATTAGTCTTAATTACCCCAAGTTGGGCCTATAAAAACTTAAGAAAAAAACACTAATCATATATTAGGAAGATGTGATTGGACCTAATTACCTCAAAGTGgtttaaaagtaacaaaataacacTAATTGACTCTAATTAAACATTaatcatatataaatacataagaAGAAGCCTAATTGGGTCTTAAGGTATGAAAAATGATAATAGAATAATCTAAGTACACTTTATTCATGTtaaatacaagaaataaactttAAAGAAAAACCAAATTCATAATGAAACAACTAATGATAGGCTGTAATTAGGTCTAATTACCCTAAATTGGACTTAAAAATTAGCTAATGACCCTAATTGTGCTTAAACTTAAGAGAAACACATGATTAGACCTAATTACCCTAAATTAACCATAAAGTAACAAAATAACACCAATTGACTCTAATTAGAATTGATcatcatattaaataaatacatgaGAAGAATCTTAATTGAGTCTTAAGGTACGAAAAATGATAATACCATCATCTAATTGCACTTTACTCATACTGAATACAAGAAATGAACTTTAAACAAAAACTAAATTTATAATGAAACAACTAATTACAAGTTGTAATAAGGCCTAATTACCCCCAAATTGGACCTAAAAATTAGCTATTGACCCTAATGAAACATACTAATCATTATGTTAGGAAGATGTTATTAGGCCTAATTACCCCAAATTTACCTTAAAAGTAAGATAATTGACCTAATTGAGTATATCTTTTGAAGAGTGACAACTAATCACCCTTAACATGCTGTGATTAGGCCTAATTACCCCTGAATTGGCCCTAAAAATAAGGGAATGACCCTAATTGTGCATAAACTAAATAGAATCACACTAATAACCTTTTCTAGCTGTGATTAAGCAAAGTTGGCTCTAATATTAAGACAAATGCACTAATCAACCATAATTATTCATAATAAGACAATAATTTGGATCTAATTGGACTGTATCGGGTGGTATGGTGAACCTTGAGTGGCTTAGTAGGAatattataatttacattatgcctCTAGGCCATTTATTGACTGAGTTGGCAATGTTCCCTCTGCATGCTTCTTGTAGTGTATCATCTAGAATTCCTGACCTTGTATTTTCTATCAATTCTTGTGGTCACTGGGATTAAAAATTTCAATTACCTGCTTGTCGTTCTCATAATTCAGATAACTAAGTTCATAGCCTCCCACGTGATATGCTATTCACTTGTTTCTCTCTTTATGCTAAGTTACTTTAGATGCAGCATCAGAGTATTCTGGAAAGATGGTGCTATACTAAACTTGGGCTGCTTCTAGTGCTGCATTTTTTGATATTTTGCTATTTTTCAGTCTGCTATAGCTTTATCATCATCTgagttctttttttccttctattgCTCCAGGACCACACAGAGGTTCGAAGTATTCTGCTGCTCCCAAAAGTGAAACTGCAAAGGCACCACCTCCTATTGAGGTGCCTGCACTGTCTTTAGAGGAATTGAAAGAGACGACTGACAATTTTGGTTCAAAGTCTTTGGTTGGTGAAGGATCATATGGAAGGGTGTACTTTGCAGTTCTAAACAATGGTAAACAGATTGCTGTAAAGAAACTTGATACTTCATCAGAGGACAACTCCACTGAATTTTTGACTCAGGTTTTTTATGCAcattcaataaatattttttttaactaatttggACGTGCAGGTTGACACTTAGATGTCTGTTAAATAATCAGTGATGAATCAGATTATTAACCACacactttttttctcacattaggTCTCTATGGTATCGCGGTTGAAACATGAAAACTTTGTTGAAATTCTGGGTTATTGTGTAGAAGGAAATATGCGCTTGTTGGGTTATGAATTTGCAACAATGGGCTCTTTACATGATGTTTTGCATGGTATGTAATGTGTCTGCCACTTTCTTAAGACTGATTCTTTTTCGGTACCTTCTTTATATTATCTGGGCTGGTCTTTTATATGAGTCTGAGAATCCAATGTATTTTAAAACCACAGGCAGAAAGGGAGTTCAAGGTGCACAACCTGGTCCAGTGCTGGACTGGATGCAACGTGTGAGAATAGCTGTTGATGCAGCAAAGGGGCTAGAATATCTTCATGAGAAGGTCCGGCCATCTATAGTACATCGCGATATTAGATCAAGTAATGTCCTTCTGTTCGAGGATTTTAGAGCAAAAATTGCAGATTTTAACCTTTCAAATCAGGCTCCCGATATGGCTGCTCGTCTtcattctactcgagtcttgggaACTTTTGGTTATCATGCACCAGAGTAATTACTTGCCTGGATACTCTCTGCAGTTGTTTTCTATGTAACTATAGATCAAAACTGGTTTAATCATTTTAACTATAGTTGTGTATATAGTCTCAGTAATCTAGGTTTACTCCTTTTATAACAGTAATTATGTCCTACTGATTTAAATCTGGCAAATGCTGGTTTCTAATGAGGCTGTTGTGTGCACATTTGCTGTTCTTTTTATCATCAAGCATCTGAAACTATGAAGATGATGGTTTCATGAATGTCTTTCTTATTATTGCTACAGACTTTTGAATCATGCATGACTCCGTTAGTAAAAGAAGACTTTAGAAGGATATCTGAGTTCAAGTGGAACTTTTGATTGGTTGCTTCCACCTAAAGAAGGAATTCAGAGAGACATCCGCGTTCGATAGGAAAATTTGACAGGTTGCTACCACCATGGTGGATTGGTTTTGTTATGGATAACCACTTGATCATGTTTGTTCAATCCTTTTGGATGGTTGCTGAGAAAGAGAGGATACTTGTGATTTCTTAGATATGTAATTAGATGCAGTACCTGAATAAGTTGTGGCAGAGATGTTTAAGAAACAACCTTGATTTTTAATTCCTCCATGATGGAGAGATGATTAACGGATAGCTATGCATGAGAGTGCAATTGTGCTCTCTGATTTTTATTTCCTCCATCTAGTTCATTTTAGATGTAGTAGTTGACAACTCAAAAGGAACACCCTCAAAAGATTGAACTTTGTGGAAGCACTAGACTAGCTTGTCTTTgttctttttttcattttgcaGTGACCATTATGAAATACTGATTATTACTACAAGaaaatgcttcttttttttttttccaattttttCAGATAGCAAATGCAATAAGTTCTGTTGTTGGTAGACAGATCTAGAACGGCAAAACATAGCCACCAAAGTAAATTAATACAGAAATTCAGTTGTATTCTTGATATTGTAGAAAACTGTGTCATCTCCACTTCTCCCTCAGAATTATCTGTGCAATATTATGCAGGTATGCTATGACGGGCCAACTGACACAAAAGAGTGATGTATATAGCTTTGGGGTTGTTCTTTTAGAGCTGCTGACTGGCAGGAAACCTGTTGATCATACAATGCCCAGAGGACAGCAGAGTCTGGTTACTTGGGTAAGCTTTTACCATGTGGTTGAGACTTCAGAGCATATATTCAGTCCATTTATGGATAGTCTTATGCTCAAGTGTAAGAAAAGAGCTTATATGAAAAACAATGAAAAGGAGCTTATTGGTTAGACCCCATCCACATCCATACAGATAGATTGCatgaaaaaaagaataaattaacaAAGGAGGTTGTTGAGTGAAAAATTATTTCCTGTCTCTATTTCACATGAATTGGTTTGACTCCG
It encodes the following:
- the LOC103971510 gene encoding PTI1-like tyrosine-protein kinase 3 isoform X2, whose amino-acid sequence is MGHMRRWLCCSCHLDESYHAYENEYKKSPTNDTDGPHRGSKYSAAPKSETAKAPPPIEVPALSLEELKETTDNFGSKSLVGEGSYGRVYFAVLNNGKQIAVKKLDTSSEDNSTEFLTQVSMVSRLKHENFVEILGYCVEGNMRLLGYEFATMGSLHDVLHGRKGVQGAQPGPVLDWMQRVRIAVDAAKGLEYLHEKVRPSIVHRDIRSSNVLLFEDFRAKIADFNLSNQAPDMAARLHSTRVLGTFGYHAPEYAMTGQLTQKSDVYSFGVVLLELLTGRKPVDHTMPRGQQSLVTWLAAVAALCVQYEAEFRPNMSIVMKALSPLLVNKQVPPPVAVPSETLYA
- the LOC103971510 gene encoding PTI1-like tyrosine-protein kinase 3 isoform X1; translated protein: MGHMRRWLCCSCHLDESYHAYENEYKKSPTNDTDGPHRGSKYSAAPKSETAKAPPPIEVPALSLEELKETTDNFGSKSLVGEGSYGRVYFAVLNNGKQIAVKKLDTSSEDNSTEFLTQVSMVSRLKHENFVEILGYCVEGNMRLLGYEFATMGSLHDVLHGRKGVQGAQPGPVLDWMQRVRIAVDAAKGLEYLHEKVRPSIVHRDIRSSNVLLFEDFRAKIADFNLSNQAPDMAARLHSTRVLGTFGYHAPEYAMTGQLTQKSDVYSFGVVLLELLTGRKPVDHTMPRGQQSLVTWATPRLSEDKVKQCIDPRLKGDYPSKGVAKLAAVAALCVQYEAEFRPNMSIVMKALSPLLVNKQVPPPVAVPSETLYA